A single region of the Nomia melanderi isolate GNS246 chromosome 12, iyNomMela1, whole genome shotgun sequence genome encodes:
- the LOC116431903 gene encoding U-scoloptoxin(11)-Sm7a-like: MPSATQLLKLLIRVKYICTMKAFILIYFLLLATIKCFSSYVIINSKLSNVTFKYLDGIGGESDLHYCAINEACNAIHDRFWMSSLTERLCRCPNGKECPWQWNVQLGNSSQSLNNRSRMEFCSPISDMDVCTHKDEAIQVHGKSDTSHSYLIPYNVTLHCTCPNSHYWRLQKYSYEDNDFITQTFKCVKKRRCKTNEFCGHIRSDLFSTYYRCSCPEKHLCVFENRTMENVQELLYSGPAYKAYCLSFKNGL; encoded by the exons ATGCCTTCGGCAACACAACTGCTTAAACTATTAATCAGAGTAAAGTATATCTGTACTATGAAGGCGTTtatcttaatttattttctactaCTTGCGACGATCAAATGTTTTAGTTCTTACGTTATAATCAACAGTAAATTAAGCAATGTTACTTTCAAATATCTGGATGGT ATAGGTGGAGAGAGTGATTTGCACTACTGTGCAATTAACGAAGCCTGTAATGCGATCCACGACCGGTTCTGGATGTCAAGCTTAACGGAAAGACTGTGCCGTTGCCCCAACGGAAAAGAATGCCCATGGCAATGGAATGTACAACTCGGAAATTCTTCTCAATCACTCAATAATAGATCACGCATGGAG TTTTGTAGTCCAATAAGTGATATGGATGTATGTACGCATAAGGATGAAGCTATACAAGTTCATGGTAAAAGCGATACTAGTCATTCCTATTTAATACCATATAATGTAACATTACACTGTACGTGTCCAAACTCTCACTACTGGAGGCTACAGAAATATTCATACGAAGACAATGATTTTATCACACAGACCTTCAAGTGTGTTAAG AAAAGACggtgtaaaactaatgaatttTGTGGTCATATACGATCTGATTTGTTCTCAACGTATTACAGATGTTCTTGTCCAGAAAAGCACTTGTGTGTTTTTGAAAATAGAACCATGGAAAATGTTCAAGAACTACTTTACTCTGGGCCTGCTTATAAAGCTTACTgtctttcatttaaaaatggctTATAA
- the LOC116431890 gene encoding ribokinase has translation MVPKVVIVGSCMIDFTCFSPRLPKPGETLIGSKYEIKYGGKGANQCVTAAKLGASTAIVACLGSDTYAQEYLKIFKQENVNVSHIHIQENQHSGIAHITVADNGENSIVVVLGSNASLTSKYVDAAAEAIRDAAVLLCQLETPLETTRHALKLHKGHGLSIINGAPAMEHVDPEILSLCDIFCVNETEAEVMTGVQPLGLSSVQEAIDKLLDYGCNTVILTLGEMGAAFASKENRTATMVPTTPVQPVDTTGAGDAFLGALAYFKAYHPALPMDECIRRACVVATESVLKVGTHASFPTRSSLSPDLFL, from the exons ATGGTTCCAAAAGTCGTTATTGTTGGCTCGTGTATGATTGATTTTACTTg cTTTTCTCCTCGTTTACCAAAACCCGGTGAAACCCTTATTGGTAGCAAGTATGAAATAAAGTATGGTGGTAAAGGTGCTAATCAATGCGTGACTGCTGCAAAGCTTGGTGCATCCACCGCAATTGTTGCATGT TTAGGCTCGGACACGTACGCACAggaatacttaaaaatatttaaacaagagAATGTGAATGTTTCCCACATTCACATACAGGAGAATCAGCACAGTGGGATAGCGCATATCACCGTTGCCGATAACG GCGAGAACAGCATAGTGGTCGTGTTAGGATCAAACGCGTCGTTGACCTCGAAATATGTGGACGCCGCTGCGGAGGCAATCAGAGATGCTGCAGTTTTATTGTGCCAACTCGAGACGCCCCTGGAAACCACGCGGCACGCTTTAAAGCTCCATAAAGGCCACG GTCTGTCGATCATCAATGGAGCGCCTGCGATGGAACACGTTGATCCAGAGATTCTGTCGCTCTGCGACATATTCTGCGTTAATGAGACAGAG GCAGAAGTTATGACTGGAGTGCAGCCCCTGGGATTGTCAAGTGTACAGGAAGCTATTGACAAACTTCTGGACTACGGCTGCAATACAGTTATCCTGACTTTGGGAGAAATGGGAGCAGCGTTCGCGTCCAAGGAAAATAGAACTGCTACCATGGTTCCTACGACGCCTGTCCAACCCGTGGATACTACT GGTGCTGGAGACGCGTTTCTGGGCGCACTCGCATATTTTAAAGCATATCATCCTGCGCTTCCAATGGACGAGTGCATTAGAAGAGCTTGCGTGGTTGCCACGGAATCTGTCCTGAAAGTCGGCACGCACGCGAGCTTCCCTACCAGGAGCAGCCTGTCACCCGATTTGTTTCTGTGA